The genomic region gatgacacagccatcgttgggtgtatcagtgacgacagagaggaggagtataggagcctggtgagggactttgctgtgtggtgcaacaggaaccatctgcagctcaacacctcaaagaccaaggagctggtcattgactttgggaggtccagaccaaggtcacgaccagttctgatcgagggagtcgaggtggaggctgtggattcctacaagtacctcgggctgtggctggacagcaagctggactggacttgcaacaccaaacacttatacaggaagggacagagcaggctatacttccttaggagactGCGGTCCTTTaatatctgcaggaaactcctgtggatgttctatcagtctgtggtcaccagtgtcctgttttacaccgtggtgtgctgggggggcagcacatccaagaaggacacatccaggctggacaaactgatcaagcGGAccagctctgtggttggcatgaagctggactttctggtgacggtggcagagaagaggtctatggacaaactattgaacatcatggacgatgccagtcaccctctgcacaccgtcatcagcaaccagaggagcctgttcagtgacagaatgcttcttcccaagtgcaggatgaacagacttaaaaactcctttgtccctcaccccatcagactgtacaactcctctctgggggggaggaggggtaacaggaggacagaggatgggaaggagtagtagcctagcctaacaataagcaataccggacaatgtgcaatatctctcctgccgccgccccccccaccttttccccccttccccatatcttattctttttatatttgtatatgtaaatactttattttaatttatttagaaattttctctatttcttttctctgtttatctgtaatgatgctgctggaatcttaatttccctgagggaacccggccaaagggatcaataaagttttatctcatctaatctaatctattagtttccactgttatgctgatgacacacagttgtatgtttctgcaaaacctgatgagagacaccagcttaatagaattgaggaatgtgtaaaggacattagacactggatgcttattaatttccttctgcttaactctgaaaaAACTgaagtactaggaccacatgcagctagaaacaagttttctgattacacagtaactctggatggcctttctgcttcttcacatgcagcagtaaaaaaaacacggagtgattattgaccccagtctttcattcgaaactcacattgataacattacctggatagctttctttcatctcagaaatattgctaagatgagaaatttaatgtcactacgtgatgcagaaaaactagttcatgctttcgttacctccaggttggattattgtaatgccttactgtctggatgttccaataagtgcataaacaagctccagttagttcaaaatgcagcagcaagagtccttactagaactagaaaatatgaccacatcacccctgtcttatccacactgcattggctcccaatcaaatttcgtattgatcatAAAGTacaactattgacctttaaagcactgaatggcctcgcaccacagtacctgagtgagatTCTGCTTCTCTAcgacctgccacacctacttagatcaaaaggtgcaggctatctgctggtacctcgtatagtgaaggctacatcagggggcagagcccttacttacaaagccccacagttttggaacagccttccaagtagtgttcgggaaatcagacacagtctcagtgtttaagtctaagctgaaaacatatctgtttagtcaagccttttgttaatggtgtttatgaggtaaaggtgtagatctggagggtcctcagacatagagtgttttggtaaactgggatgtatggatgctgtcagtccccactcgcttgctcactcgagtttgttgacggtgtagcgactggctgctttatgtcccggggctccctcatgcctgtgttaccttctggctctccccttttagttatgctgtcatagttagttgccagagtccctgcttgtactcagtgcaatatgtatactgttcctacttattcaggtgacattgggcatacctaacaacctgtgttttctctctttctctctctctccccctcccccccaaaatctgtccctctgacatgttggtcctgggatcgagatgctgacctcttctgctcctcagacttgcttgatccatcctggtgccctgtgtctggttggagtctcatcgcatcgctcctgtgaaggacggccccatgaggatagttgaaagtcacacttggaggacgctctggactcttacagtcatgcttttatggctgaggactacagttgagcggttgtcatgaacagttttgcactcaagtttccatcaatgaagagtttataacatcaacgaaactgacttcatgttaacactgttaatattattagtcatgctgtctgttgttgcccaaatgaggatgggttcccttttgagtctggtaggaaccagactcaaaagggaacccatcctcatttgggcaacaacagacagcatgactaataatattaacagtgttaacatgaagtcagtttcgttgaggtttcttcctcatgtcgtctgagggagtttttctttgccaccatcgccacaggcttgctcattggggatagattagggataaaattagctcatgttttaagtcattcaaattctgtaaagctgctttgcgacaatgtttattgctaaaagtgctatacaaataaacttgacttgacttccatTTACTTTCGCGGTTTTGAAACTCTCTGGAAATAATACACCAGCACTGATTAGTAAACAAGGGAAATCTCTTGTATAACATGTTTCACCCTCATCCCTGAAAGAAAGAAGTGATCATTTAATGTCTCCTGGGCCTGTGTATTAAAGATTTATCCAGAGACCAACGGCAGCTGGCACTTTTATCATGTTGCAGCTTCAACACACTCTTAaacatatatttaacagttattccacaaaactgagtcgtacatgtgctgatagccgagttggctataagctacgTATGATGATATTGAGGggaaaattgttttattatatccacattcactggatttagaggaacagagcattttttattttttgcaaattcgataaataaaaactttctacaaaacgtccaacaaaatcatttctgcttcggtggacttcttaaaaacctaccaatggctgcacaaattgatgtTAGTGTTTTATTTGTTTGGTTTTCTTTGTAGAAAGTGCTATCTTGCTGTCGcgccaaggtatagaatagctttagacatttatttcattcttccttggacatttcaattACCGTAGGTAGTTTTCAAActgctttgagcttttgaaccagtctaaaaaaaattcaacaaattttaatgcttaaagataaagaatgtaaacaaactggcaaaatgacagtagcaatttatgaaaaatgctataataattcctgaaaaataaaaaaatatgttcttgccatcaaatactttcattccatattttgttgcttttttgtattttttggggttttgttttcgagtagagtttttatttcatcctcaggtgGTTTAGCaaaacactccaccattttctttttctatgctcacggtatatgagctaatagcctagtagtggagtatctaatcagagtgtgtgattgctcctaTCCAGTGAAAGTAGATATAATGATATGGAATAGCCCAGTGGCTCATATGGGTGGATGTATAACAAAACGCCAGTAGAGCATTCCATGTTCCTCCTTTTCACCAAGATATTCAGTCAGCTTCAATGTTGAGCGACCAGCAAACTGGGCATCAAGTTCCAAGAATGAGATTTACAGACAGCAGTATTTTTCACAGTCTGTGAGGCATGCTTCCCACATCCCTAATGACATTATATGGCAGTTAGGGCAGGGCTGTGCAAGTACCTGTCACAGATGCTCAGCTCTAAAACAATCTGGACACTGATCATGTCCATCATTCAACTCTATCAGGGCTTGTTAGGACAAACAATTTGCCAAGAACAACTTTGCTTGTCATATTTggtaagaaaacaaaaaacaaacaaacaaaaaaaaaccaggaaATCTCCACTAGTTACAAACGAATCTTCCCTTGGATACTGGAACAAATGGAATTATTACTGTCCTGGATAAATTGAAGAATTTATTCAGCTTATTTTAATTAAATCCATCTCCGTTTCATTTTAACTTTAACTTACTGATGTTAttttgaagttcttcatctttCATGCAACCTTCCAAAATGTTGTTATGGAGGTGGTGAACTTTTTGAAACCTGAAACCCCAATCTAAACTGTACAACTTAACGAGAGACCTGCACAGATCTTTCAGCCTTTTACATTGACACCAGGATTTGAACCGACATTGCAAAATCTATTCCTTTCCTGGACAGCACTCTAGACTGCTGAGGCACAGAGGATTACATAATGAACTGAGGTTATGTAATGTGGCACTTACATGGTCAGTACGCAGCTGCACCACACCACAACTAtggaatcgctacctgaggctggcacaccaattacattcttaaataatgttcgaactcagttaaacatacacctacagacaggtgcctctataggcttcagccagtGGCTGAGCCAACAAGAACTGTGATCATCAGATTCTTTTTTGACCTCCATTCACCATTCTTCTAACTGCTTATATATTGCTTTAGATCTACTATATGAGTGATATATAAGTAGTAAAAAGAATTAACTTCACAGGCATTTCAAAACATTATAGGTACATTATTAAAAGTATAAAGTGTGAACTTTTAATTTATTAAATCTTTATAAGATAAAGAAAACACTTTGGGGTGGTAATGTGGTCACATCACCCCATCAATCATTATTTTCTTAGAACAACTCACCCCATTGTTTTACTGCTTACTTAACCatttacatactgtatatatattcctTACTTATCCATATACCATGCTAACCAATTTTGGAAGGAAATAGGGTTTCATCATCCAGCTGATCTTGGACCCAAGTCATCAAGTAGTCAATGTATTTTGGAGCGGAGCATTTGATTGGTTTCTTTATATTGGTACCATCAGCCCAGTGATATTCATACCTGCAGAAAAAACAAGAGATATTGTAAACCATCCAAATGTAGTTATATAGCATTACATATTACATAAGTAACAAAATATTATAAAGTATATTATTAGCATTACCACAAGCAAGTTGAAATTCAAACATCGCAGTGCTGCAGCCTATAGCGTGTGAATGGGCCATTGTCTGCACAGTTCACTATTTGCTAACTTCGTTTTCCGAGCATTACATGAGAGACCTGGTATGactggctgcttttttttttttagcactacaATGAATTAGAGGAAATCCTGAGCTTCAGTCTGATATCTTATTTATCATTGACAACCAAAAAGTGATAATTCTACGGTAAGTTGAAATTTATCCTCTTCAGCATTATTGTAATATTTGTTATTCATGAACTGCGCAAGTTTTCATAAGAACAGTAATATATTCTCTAACTTTTCCTGCTTCTAATGATACACATGAAAATCCATAAAATGTAATGTTTGCGGAAACACGTTTTAAAATTGTTGTTAGACACTCGTGATATCATAAATAAACAAGTGAGCAATTACTAAAAATGGTGTAAATCAGGTCCTACTACACATCACTCATTCATGTGATCGTTATGCAACATATTAAACAGTAATAAATTCGAGTTGGAATTTCTCCGCCTTGCAAATACACAGGGCACATTCCAAGTACCTTCACCTGTAGATGTTTCCACAGTGGACTCAGTGTTTTTCACTGTCCTTAAAAGTCCACCAATACCAGTGTCAGGTGCAGACCTCCCAAATGACCCGCAAAATGATATCCAAACCGGCTGATCCACCAAGAAATGAAAAAACCCACATCAGAAAAATCTAAAAGAGTAATGTCAATGATCTGTCAGGATTTATCTAAGCCTAAACTTGCCAATAAAGTCAGCCCTGTCAGTAACTGCCGGCAGCCAGTGATTTTGCCGCCTATAAATGCTCCATCTGAGGTAATTAACACTGGACAAGTCTTGCAGTGACTGCTTTTAGCATATTACAAGTTATGCAAGAAAAATGGATCATGTCATTACGATTTTCTCCAGATCCAAGACAAGTTTTAGAGTGATGAGAGGCAAAGAAGCAATGCTTTGCTATGTAAATATATGAGCCCGCAAGTATAATAGGGGAGAGCAGGAAGACTTGGGAcaatttgtattcccataaatgaatttcaaccaatcaggttttagtttACATCAGAACTTAGTTAATCTTGTTGCAATATGATGTTCAAGGCAAGGTCTATACAGTGACATCCTGTTACTTTTGTTTATCTGTGACTTCAATCAGAGGATAGAGACAGAATTTCTTCAGGGTCAAAAATGGATTCTATGTGAATTTTTAAAGGAAAAGTAACAAACTTGCTTCATTAACACAATGGTTATATTTGAtaaatgtatactgtatataaaatgtAAATGAGTTCAAAAACATGCAAATTACATGCATAATATGCAAATTAAGTTTCTGAAAATGGATTCTGCATAAAATTTTCCTACTGGGtagcaagtttcatggaaatatcTCCAAGATTTTTAAAGTTATTGCAGAATAAGTACaataaatatgtaaaaaaaaaaaatggggtcCATAATTTGGTATCGTTTCTATATATAATTGCATACAATCCGGATCCAAGAAATCATCCTGATCCTGCACCTTGCAGTCTCTGTATCTCTGGAAGTATTTGATCGATTTTGATTAAATAATAAGCATTTAAATAAGCAGAAAATACTCTTTAGAATGCATTATATTGCAATGTAAACAACCTAAACTAAAATTTCCATGTGGTGAGGCTAATATTATACATTACATAATATAAGTGACAAAATATGAGATTTCTCCCTACTTGGGCCCTGCAGACATGACAGGACAGTTGGTCTCAGTGCAGAATTCAGTGATGGTGCCATACAGCATGTTGATCTGGTTGAAGAAGTCAACAGCTAAAATAAAACCCAAGTAGTTATTAGGAATGACAAGACCCACATCACACTGTCTGCCTTATGCAGAATTGAAGAAGGCTTTTACTACAAATTTGGAATAAAAACTGTGCACCAAAGGTAAGACTAAACTAATAGATAAATATTTTAATCTCTTTGGAAAATACAAAATTAACAGTTTTGGATAATCTCTAGTCTTGAAAACACTACAGTAAAGGGCCTATACACAGGAAGCAATTCTCAGTGATGTGGCGATGAGCAATCATTTGAAGTCAATGAAGGTCAGCAATATGCGGCGGTGAGAGGTGAAATAATTGCTAGTGATGTGAAGTAGGCGGGTACAGAGTTAAACTGCTCTCAACTTTGAGGCAATGTAATTGAGGCAACTACCATTGGAAGTGAAAGGATATCGCTGACTCACAGATGATGCTGACATTAAGTTCCCAAAAACATTTTGCATAAGGAGACAACctatgtggggtggcacggtggtgtagtggttagcgctgtcgcctcacagcaagaaggtccgggttcgagccccgtggccgacgagggcctttctgtgcggagtttgcatgttctccccgtgtccgcatgggtttcctccgggtgctccggtttcccccacagtccaaagacatgcaggttaggttaactggggactctaaattgaccgtaggtgtgagtgtgaatggttgtctgtgtctatgtgacagccctgtgatgacctggcgacttgtccagggtgtaccccgcctttcgcccatagtcagctgggataggctccagcttgcctgcgaccctgtacagcaggataaagcggctagagataatgagatgagatgagacaacctaTGTCAAAATGGTGTACAAGAGTTGCAATGAAATCACTTAGGCACATGATGCAATTTATAGGGATTGATCTCCTTCCAGAATGTGATTATTTATAGAGCCAAGACTTCTGATTTTTACTTTGGTGAAACTTTTAGCCAGTCATTTTCTTTATAAAGATTTAGCTGATTTTTGATGAGAAGAATCTGTGATATAGTCCATCATTGTGCTCACTAGATATAGGCAGACAGCCTAAAATGTGTCTTAACAAAGCATTACAGAAACCAGAAAAAGTTACAACTTTGACCTATAAACTTTTCTCTGTTTTTCTGGATTTTCACTATTTTCTACAGAACAgtactgaagacattaaaactatgaaataacatatggcacacatatggaattatgtggttacTGAGGCAACTGGAGCCTGGAATGTCCAGGTGATGAGTGAATCGCTTTATAAGTGGATGGCCCAAGTGACAAActttcagtcactacgtttacatgcacatagagagaatcgaatttctgccattgctcgactgaaatcgaagttcaaaatgccatgtatacaccttaattcggctgaaattgaaccgaacttgatttctcggaatcgagctacacgacctagtttatgcgatttctgccgagctactttgtgcatgtataccctatcgaactagttcgagctacttccggaagtgacgagtgacgagaccacaagcgggaaacacaacagcctcggtcggcatgacaacagtagtagcgagcagcagaagaggtcaggaggaacaaacgaagaagagaaaatggcgatgtagagctctctgaagtgtgggtggagcacagaggacggcaggacaaagcttctggtactaataggctttttattgtcagacttttcagtttaacagcctacttttattcttgagagaaaaacacacacacacacgcgcgcgctgtgttctagtcccgggatgagctttcccctctgttctccctctgcctccttaaatagggcgtggttactgggaagacacacaaacacaggttaattaccgtcaggtgtaccgtcgttctgccactcaccttccctggctccgccctcctgtcacagaccggcgcttgaccacgcccccactgccacaggcaagcagaaacgtgaacTTCTGGAGCAGTAAGgagagagttcatgctcattcagcttaaggagttgaatatattaaaattcatggacgggagaaaaacgcgcaatggagaacacggaactgataactttgtttacactcttgaatagctcttcttcatgacgacaaccggaagtgtaccaacacgatggggcgtgtagcgccacctgtggctcgggtgcacaatgcacctcacacaatagcccgatttcattgtgtgcatgtaggattggatttctctggcacccctgctgggaccttcagctcgattaccgacagcagctcgatttggatgtgcatgtaaacgtatggGAGACCAGCAAATTGCTTCCAGTATGTATGCTCCTTTACAACAgatattttaaaatgtaaaaaccTCACATGTAGATCCATTAACCGGTTTCACGTGATGTTTTTATTAACATGAGATTTTATGAAAGATAATGTCATTTATTTTTAATGGACAAGAATACAGACATACACACTTACTATTAACAGCAATCCATTCATTAAGGTCTTCTCCTTCTGGTAACATAACAGCAGCTCGAAGGTTACCACTTCCCAGTGTTGCTTCAGCATGTTTCAACAGCTCATACTGATGAGAACCCTCTGgaatgtttttctttggtttgaatgTCTTTGAAGACCGATTGCCACTAAATCAAACAcacaatcattttttttttcacttttttcagtcagatgttgATCACATTGATTGTTCCTGAATAACATTGATCACCTGcacaaaactgttttttttttagaaaacctGTGATAAGATTGTTAAATTACCATGCCTTGCATAAGAATTGACCCACCTTGAacttttctgcattttttttaatgttggacAATATGTTTAacttttaaaggtgcaaaaaaaaaattttgtgatGCAAAGGTTAAATAAGCAACAAAAATAAAGTTGCAAAGGATTCAAGCCTCTGGGTCAATACTTGATAGAAGCACCTTCAGCAAATATAGCTGGGATATGTTCATTCAGGCATACATTCAGGTTTGTTGATACAactatgtgtcatcagcataacagtggaaacattgctaagataagaaatttaatgtcactacacgacgcagaaatactagttcatgctttcgttacctccaggttggattaatgtactgccttactgtctggatgttccaataagtgcataaacaagctccagttagttcaaaatgtagcagcaagagtccttactagaactagaaaatatgaccacatcacccctgtcttatccatactgcattggctcccaagcaaatttcgtattgattataaaatactactatttacttttaaaagcactgaatggtctcgcaccacagtacctgagcgaacttctggtcctttatgacccgccacgcctacttagatcaaaaggtgcaggctatctgctggtaacccgtatagtgaaggctacatcagggggcagagccttttcctaCAAAGGccccagttatggaacagccttccaaatagtgttcgggaatcagacacagtctcagcatttacagtggggcaaaaaagtatttagtcagccaccaattgtgcaagttctcccacttaaaaagatgagaggggcctgtaattttcatcatcggtacacttcaactatgagagacagaatggggggaaagaatccaggaaatcacattgtaggatttttaatgaattaattggtaaattcctcggtaaaacaagtatttggtcacctacaaacaagcaagatttctggctctcacagacctgtaacaacttctttaagaggctcctctgtcctccactcgttacctgtattaatggcacctgtttgaactcgttattagtataaaaaagacacctgtccacaacctcaaacagtcacactccaaactccactatagccaagaccaaagagctgtcaaaggacaccagaaacaaaattgtagacctgcaccaggctgggaagactgaatctgcaataggtaagcagcttggtgtgaagaaatcaactgtgggagcaattattagaaaatggaagacatacaagaccactgataatctccctcaatctggggctccacgcaagatctcaccctgtggggtcaaaatgatcacaagaacagtgagcaaaaaacccagaaccacacggggggacctagtgaatgacctgcagagagctgggaccaaagtaacaaaggttaccatcagtaacacactacgccaccagggactcaaatcctgcagtgccagacgtgtccccctgcttaagccagtacatgtccaggcccatctgaagtttgctagagagcatttggatgatccagaagaggattgggagaatgtcatatggtcagatgaaaccaaaatagaactttttggtaaaaactcaacttgtcatgtttggaggagaaagaatgctgagttgcatccaaagaacaccatacctactgtgaagcatgggggtggaaacatcatgctttggggctgtttttctgcaaagggaccaggacgactgatccgtgtaaaggaaagaatgaatggggccaggtatcctgagattttgagtgaaaacctccttccatcagcaagggcattgaagatgaaacgtggctgggtctttcagcatgacaatgatcccaaacacaccgcccgggcaacgaaggagtggcttcgtaagaagcatttcaaggtcctggagtggtctagccagtctccagatctcaaccccatagaaaatctttggagggagttgaaagtccgtgttgcccagcgacagccccaaaacatcactgctctagaggagatctgcatggaggaatgggccaaaataccagcaacagtgtgtgaaaaccttgtgaagacttacagaaaacgtttgacctctgtcattgccaacaaagggtatataacaaagtattgagatgaacttttgttattgaccaaatacttattttccaccataatttgcaaataaattctttaaaaatcagacaatgtgattttctggattttttttctcattctgtctctcatagttgaaatgtacctatgatgaaaattacaggcctctctcatctttttaagtgtgagaacttgcacaattggtgactgactaaatacttttttgccccactgtaagtctaagctgaaaacatatcggttttgtcaagccttttgtaaatggtgtttatgaggtaaaggtgtacaaccccgattccaataaagtcgggacaaagtacaaattgtaaataaaaatggaatgcaataatttacaaatctcaaaaactgatattgtattcacaatagaacatagacaacatatcaaacgtcgaaagtgagacattttgaaatttcatgccaaatattggctcatttgaaatttcatgacagcaacacatctcaaaaaagttgggacaggggcaataagaggctggaaaagttaaaggtacaaaaaaggaacagctggaggaccaaattgcaactcattaggtcaattggcaatagggcattaacatgactgggtataaaaagagcatcttggagtggcagcggctctcagaagtaaagatgggaagaggatcaccaatccccctaattctgcgccgacaaatagtgcagcaatatcagaaaggagttcgacagtgtaaaattgcaatgagtttgaacatatcatcatctacagtgcataatatcatcaaaagattcagagaatctgtaagaatctctatgcgtaagggtcaaggccggaaaaccatactgggtgcccgtgatcttcgggcccttagacggcaccgcatcacata from Neoarius graeffei isolate fNeoGra1 chromosome 24, fNeoGra1.pri, whole genome shotgun sequence harbors:
- the mob1a gene encoding MOB kinase activator 1A isoform X1 produces the protein MSFFLSDVMGLQPDIGHQDGSGRSEEQKSGNRSSKTFKPKKNIPEGSHQYELLKHAEATLGSGNLRAAVMLPEGEDLNEWIAVNTVDFFNQINMLYGTITEFCTETNCPVMSAGPKYEYHWADGTNIKKPIKCSAPKYIDYLMTWVQDQLDDETLFPSKIGVPFPKNFMSVAKTILKRLFRVYAHIYHQHFDSVMQLQEEAHLNTSFKHFIFFVQEFNLIDRRELVPLQELIEKLGTKDR
- the mob1a gene encoding MOB kinase activator 1A isoform X2 encodes the protein MSFFFGNRSSKTFKPKKNIPEGSHQYELLKHAEATLGSGNLRAAVMLPEGEDLNEWIAVNTVDFFNQINMLYGTITEFCTETNCPVMSAGPKYEYHWADGTNIKKPIKCSAPKYIDYLMTWVQDQLDDETLFPSKIGVPFPKNFMSVAKTILKRLFRVYAHIYHQHFDSVMQLQEEAHLNTSFKHFIFFVQEFNLIDRRELVPLQELIEKLGTKDR